The Lycium barbarum isolate Lr01 chromosome 9, ASM1917538v2, whole genome shotgun sequence genome has a segment encoding these proteins:
- the LOC132609571 gene encoding chloroplast protein FOR GROWTH AND FERTILITY 2-like: MEKLMYSTTPFPCKLRQPSHSLLPTRIRHVDFKLPSRRVNSLSFKCLSDSSSSSSKTQNGCEKNPFAFPGLTYGSGSDKTHFLKQIAEKISHQNKVLSASTIVLLSAVFLMLIHPVIVSPAFASFANAGGPAAAALGSRFVRNELLSSAWTGFFAGCLHTLSGPDHLAALAPLSIGRTRMESAAVGALWGCGHDAGQLIFGLLFLLLKDRLHIEVIRTWGTRVVGFTLLVIGAMGIKEASEVHSAFALENGEGIDIPVIGKKKKVGFATFATGIVHGLQPDALLIILPALALPSRLAGAAFLGMFLVGTVMAMGSYTVFIGSCSQALKDRIPRITEKLTWASSLIAIGLGLAIIISQFLGFSLY; the protein is encoded by the exons ATGGAGAAACTTATGTATTCAACAACTCCATTTCCTTGTAAACTCCGGCAGCCCTCTCATTCTCTTCTTCCCACTAGAATTCGCCACGTTGATTTTAAACTCCCTTCGCGTCGTGTCAATTCGCTCTCATTCAAGTGCCTCAGTgattcatcatcttcttcatctaaAACCCAAAATGGGTGTGAGAAAAACCCGTTTGCATTTCCGGGTTTAACATATGGATCCGGGTCTGACAAGACCCATTTTCTCAAGCAGATTGCAGAAAAGATATCTCACCAAAACAAG GTCCTTTCTGCAAGTACCATAGTTCTTCTGTCAGCCGTGTTTCTTATGCTCATCCATCCGGTCATTGTTTCACCAGCTTTTGCTAGTTTTGCTAATGCTGGAGGGCCGGCTGCAGCAGCACTGGGGAGTCGATTTGTTCGTAACGAACTACTAAGCAGTGCATGGACTGGTTTCTTTGCTGGTTGCCTACACACCCTATCAGGTCCTGACCATCTTGCTGCTTTGGCTCCTTTATCAATAGGCCGCACAAGGATGGAGAGTGCAGCAGTGGGAGCCCTCTGGGGCTGTGGTCATGATGCTGGACAGTTGATTTTTGGCCTGTTGTTTCTGCTCTTAAAGGACCGACTCCACATTGAAGTTATTCGTACATGGGGAACAAGGGTGGTAGGCTTCACCCTTCTTGTTATTGGAGCAATGGGAATTAAGGAAGCGTCTGAAGTTCATTCAGCCTTTGCCCTGGAAAATGGTGAAGGCATTGATATTCCGGTTATCGGGAAGAAAAAGAAAGTGGGATTTGCAACTTTTGCGACTGGCATTGTCCACGGGCTACAACCTGATGCACTGTTGATTATCCTTCCGGCGCTTGCTTTGCCTTCTCGGTTGGCTGGTGCAGCCTTCTTGGGTATGTTTTTGGTTGGAACTGTTATGGCGATGGGAAGCTATACTGTGTTTATAGGCTCATGTAGTCAGGCATTGAAGGATAGGATACCTAGAATTACTGAGAAGCTTACTTGGGCTTCTTCCCTTATTGCAATTGGTTTAGGCCTTGCTATTATCATCAGCCAATTTTTGGGTTTTAGCCTGTATTAA
- the LOC132609569 gene encoding uncharacterized protein LOC132609569, producing MAIGMKQMSMIIATLGVLSFIFGVIAENKKPAAGTAISGKGIVICKYKSDPTVALGYLSFAFLAASSVAGFLSLFYPYQGKSIPQAALLRNTGFVVFLNIALGTTGLAAALLLWPTISEQLHITRNIHHNLQTDCPTAKTGLLGGGAFLSLDSALFWLVALMLADNAREDYFQEADVKGELKASYADDEIIKSSA from the exons ATGGCGATTGGTATGAAGCAGATGTCTATGATAATAGCAACCCTTGGTGTTTTATCCTTTATATTTGGAGTTATTGCTGAAAACAAGAAG CCTGCAGCTGGGACTGCAATATCAGGAAAAGGCATTGTTATTTGTAAATACAAGTCTGATCCTACTGTTGCCTTGGGCTATTTGTCTTTTGCTTTTCTTGCTGCGTCTTCCGTGGCCGGTTTCCTTTCCTTGTTTTATCCGTATCAAGGGAAGTCAATTCCACAAGCTGCTTTGTTGAGAAACACTGGTTTCGTCGTGTTCCTCAATATTGCACT GGGCACAACTGGTTTAGCAGCAGCATTGTTGTTGTGGCCTACAATCTCCGAGCAACTTCACATTACGCGCAACATTCATCACAACTTGCAGACCGATTGCCCAACAGCTAAGACAGGTCTTCTAGGCGGTGGCGCCTTCTTGTCTCTCGACTCTGCGCTCTTCTGGTTGGTGGCGTTGATGTTAGCTGACAATGCTCGCGAGGATTATTTCCAAGAAGCGGATGTCAAGGGCGAGTTGAAAGCAAGTTATGCAGATGATGAAATTATCAAGAGCAGTGCTTAA
- the LOC132612224 gene encoding uncharacterized protein LOC132612224 has protein sequence MHQEVDAWNARMTTLAAVGHDTSVHKYMTWYMHITRSLIANPSTPRPDDRGYASLSGAYEALLRMTLMIRHESIPRTESTDPGIAAYAARIVQLTDTGMTRAHEWHRVDEDVPEPAPEPVPEGVSEGGRADRGGRADRDGRAGRGLVDEPDDIARQPPSATDIPSTSSSRASTSQRPGYTPEVFPYYDPWSSFPQLPVSDLHMGDGDEDINLDIIFDDYFLHSTARPMAPSASPDPRAAQEPSHMPSQEPVDTQVHSPAPVDPSPLVQIDPSPPPVTAPDGAQETVEEPAKEPSDQPSQEVVDTQVHSSAPVVQSPSIESSPEASNEATQVSTAAVSYRKHIFTQGLKKGRKDDHGINHLVIKRRREDPDDSEGGGVRRILKP, from the exons ATGCACCAGGAAGTCGATGCATGGAACGCGAGGATGACGACTCTAGCGGCGGTCGGACATGACACTTCGGTCCATAAGTACATGACGTGGTACATGCATATCACTCGCTCCTTGATTGCCAACCCCTCAACGCCTCGTCCTGATGACCGAGGATATGCATCACTCTCAGGAGCGTATGAGGCACTG CTACGGATGACTCTGATGATACGCCATGAGAGCATTCCCCGTACGGAGTCCACCGACCCCGGGATAGCGGCATATGCAGCACGGATAGTTCAGCTTACCGACACTGGTATGACACGAGCACATGAGTGGCATCGTGTTGATGAGGATGTTCCAGAGCCTGCTCCAGAGCCTGTACCAGAGGGTGTTTCAGAGGGTGGTAGGGCTGATAGAGGGGGTCGGGCTGATAGAGATGGTCGGGCTGGCAGAggtctagtagatgagcctgacgaTATAGCCCGTCAGCCTCCGTCGGCTACAGATATCCCGTCGACTTCTTCTTCCAGGGCATCGACTTCACAGAGACCTGGATATACGCCAGAGGTGTTCCCATATTATGATCCTTGGTCATCATTTCCACAACTGCCAGTTAGTGATCTACATATGGGAGACGGAGATGAGGACATAAACTTGGATATTATTTTCGATGACTACTTTCTTCATTCTACAGCCAGGCCTAtggcaccatctgcatctccgGATCCGCGGGCCGCTCAAGAGCCCTCTCACAtgccatctcaggagcccgtcgacacacag gttcattctcctgcgcctgtggacccgtctcctCTTGTTCAGATTGACCCGTCTCCACCTCCAGTTACAGCTCCGGATGGTGCTCAGgagaccgttgaggagccagctaAGGAGCCCTCTGACCAGCCATCTCAAGAGgtcgtcgacacacag gttcattcttctgctccTGTGGTCCAGTCTCCTTcgattgagtcatctcctgagGCATCTAATGAGGCTACTCAGGTTTCGACCGCCGCCGTCTCCTACAGAAAGCATATTTTCACCCAGGGCCtgaagaagggaagaaaggatGATCATGGCATAAATCATCTTGTCATTAAGAGGAGGAGAGAGGATCCCGATGATAGTGAGGGTGGTGGAGTTAGGAGGATCCTTAAGCCTTAG
- the LOC132609570 gene encoding probable CDP-diacylglycerol--inositol 3-phosphatidyltransferase 2 gives MAGKSRPKPLNVYFYIPNIIGYLRILMNIVAFAVCFVDKKLFSLLYFVSFVCDALDGWFARKFNQASTFGAVLDMVTDRVSTACLLVILSQVYRPGFIFLSLLALDISSHWLQMYSTFLVGKTSHKDVKDSSSWLFRLYYGNRMFMGYCCVSCEVLYITLFLLARNETDSLIDVLVNTATTSWIYLVYLALLVFGWAIKQFVNVIQMKTAADACVLYDINKKQ, from the exons ATGGCAGGAAAATCGAGACCAAAGCCATTAAATGTTTACTTTTATATTCCAAATATCATCG GGTACCTGAGGATTTTGATGAATATTGTTGCATTTGCTGTGTGCTTTGTGGACAAAAAGCTATTTTCCCTTCTGTATTTTGTTAG TTTCGTCTGTGATGCTTTGGATGGTTGGTTTGCTCGTAAGTTCAATCAAG CTTCGACatttggggctgttttggacATGGTGACAGATAG GGTTAGCACTGCCTGTCTGCTGGTTATTCTTTCACAGGTTTACAG GCCTGGTTTTATTTTCTTGTCATTGCTTGCTCTAGATATTTCCAGCCATTGGTTGCAAATGTATAG TACCTTCTTAGTAGGAAAGACAAGTCATAAAGATGTCAAAGACAGCAGTAGCTGGCTATTCAGGCTTTACTATGGAAATAGGATGTTTATGGGCTACTGTTGCGTGTCATGTGAG GTTCTTTATATTACATTGTTCCTTCTTGCAAGGAACGAGACTGACAGTCTTATTGAT GTTCTTGTAAATACTGCAACGACAAGTTGGATTTATCTCGTCTATCTTGCTCTTCTTGTTTTTGGATGGGCAATCAAGCAATTTGTTAATGTCATACAG ATGAAAACCGCAGCTGATGCTTGCGTGCTGTATGACATCAACAAAAAACAGTAG